From Gemmatimonadota bacterium, the proteins below share one genomic window:
- a CDS encoding DUF1015 domain-containing protein → MFFDNIALGVPSILLPNPEIDCSKWAVIACDQYVHDISYWEEVKRIVGDTPSTLDLIYPEVYLYDDEHEERITRVHNNMKRFVTDGIFRDETQGFLLVDRVLPSGKSRKGLVVTLDLEHYDSRSQSKTLIRTTEGTYPKNLEARFEVRGNASLESPHILVLIDDPKKEIIEPLFEEDYPRIVDFELMMNGGQLKYHLIENKKDIARIAQKLVKRIEPDYIQQKYGVENETLLYAMGDGNHSFAAAQKAWEKTKLTLNNKSARHPARHAMVELINLHDEAIDIEPIHRLITRVDPKTTCNTLVTLLNTSGTRAHLEKVSSPDAQHQRTAALSSASTHCLPYRAAGDLGILVIEEPSQRTIPETMEAALDLFTRENTEAEVGFIHGEDVIDDLGNKPDALGFYMPPISKDSVFESIVRYGAYPRKSISIGHADEKRYYMECRSLVHTKP, encoded by the coding sequence ATGTTTTTTGACAACATCGCGCTCGGCGTACCCAGCATTTTGCTCCCAAACCCCGAAATCGACTGTAGCAAATGGGCTGTCATCGCTTGTGACCAGTATGTACACGACATATCGTATTGGGAAGAAGTCAAACGCATTGTGGGAGACACGCCATCAACCCTGGACCTCATATATCCCGAAGTCTATCTCTACGACGACGAACACGAAGAACGCATTACCCGCGTACACAACAACATGAAACGCTTTGTCACCGATGGCATTTTCCGCGACGAAACCCAAGGCTTTTTGCTCGTCGATCGCGTTTTGCCTTCTGGAAAATCGCGCAAAGGACTCGTCGTCACCCTCGACCTCGAGCATTACGACAGCCGCAGCCAGTCCAAAACCCTCATCCGCACAACCGAGGGAACTTATCCCAAAAATCTCGAAGCGCGTTTTGAAGTTCGGGGCAATGCGTCACTCGAATCGCCGCATATTTTAGTACTCATTGACGACCCGAAAAAAGAAATTATCGAACCCCTCTTTGAAGAAGACTATCCTAGGATCGTCGATTTCGAACTCATGATGAACGGAGGACAACTCAAATATCACTTAATCGAAAATAAAAAAGACATTGCGCGCATTGCCCAAAAACTCGTCAAACGCATTGAACCCGATTACATCCAGCAAAAATACGGCGTCGAGAACGAAACACTCCTCTACGCCATGGGCGATGGCAACCACTCATTTGCCGCCGCGCAAAAAGCGTGGGAAAAAACCAAATTAACACTCAATAACAAGTCAGCACGACATCCAGCCAGACATGCCATGGTCGAATTGATCAATCTGCACGACGAGGCGATAGATATAGAGCCTATCCACAGACTGATCACCCGCGTTGATCCAAAAACTACCTGCAACACCCTCGTCACACTGCTCAACACATCGGGCACCCGGGCGCATCTGGAAAAAGTCTCATCCCCCGACGCGCAACATCAGCGCACCGCAGCCCTATCATCTGCATCCACCCATTGCCTTCCCTATCGCGCCGCGGGGGACCTGGGCATACTTGTAATCGAAGAACCATCTCAAAGAACCATACCCGAAACAATGGAAGCCGCGCTCGACCTGTTCACAAGAGAAAATACCGAAGCCGAAGTCGGATTCATCCATGGTGAAGACGTAATCGACGACCTGGGCAACAAACCCGACGCCCTCGGCTTTTACATGCCACCCATTTCAAAGGACAGCGTCTTCGAATCCATTGTCCGCTACGGTGCCTATCCCCGAAAATCCATATCCATTGGACACGCCGACGAAAAACGCTATTACATGGAGTGCCGAAGCCTTGTCCATACTAAACCATAA
- a CDS encoding sulfatase-like hydrolase/transferase — MARRPNVLWLMSDQHNANCTGFAAHPNVRTPNMDRIADEGVVFTRAFCNNPICSPSRICFMTGQYCHTHRMFGNDHSEIPEANPNTLACQFRRYGYQTAVIGKAHMVRRWDEDGFERIRYTDLCDATHLNPTETHYFKYLEDLGLSDFYEEGSARPGQEYTMDGSAPAKLPYQHSIEHYTGNESLAFLKERDDERPFFLHMSFQRPHAPIAPAAEHFDMYDPDEMVLPDSAVDYFERRFAGKPEFMQERLADGCGYPLADPNPNRLKRCLASYYALITAIDSEIGRVLDYLDEVGELENTIVLYCADHGDFAGNHGLFHKNFGIYDSIHRIPFVLRYPGGPSSATCDAIVESVDWYPTLCRLCDIPIPDGRDGRDLVPVVNGNSDGKDAAFCEWDWGNPGGKVSAIRTRDFRLVFYGRLEEGELYDHRNDPGEIENVWADPEYADVRFDLLAQLMRFTLQYRTDTGRSSHEKSLNKRFAPTNLVHKGRRYWRDLKEAYTKETVWPPGD, encoded by the coding sequence ATGGCGCGAAGACCCAATGTTTTGTGGCTGATGTCGGATCAGCACAATGCCAATTGCACGGGATTTGCCGCGCATCCAAATGTCAGGACTCCCAATATGGACCGCATTGCGGATGAGGGCGTGGTGTTTACACGCGCTTTTTGCAATAATCCGATTTGTTCGCCGTCGCGGATTTGTTTTATGACCGGGCAGTATTGCCACACGCATCGGATGTTTGGTAATGATCATTCGGAGATTCCCGAGGCGAATCCCAATACGCTGGCGTGTCAGTTTCGGAGATATGGGTATCAAACGGCTGTGATTGGCAAGGCGCACATGGTTCGGCGCTGGGATGAAGATGGTTTTGAGCGTATCCGATATACGGATTTGTGCGATGCGACGCATTTGAATCCAACTGAGACGCACTATTTTAAGTACCTGGAAGATCTGGGATTGTCGGACTTTTACGAGGAAGGCTCGGCCAGGCCCGGGCAGGAATATACAATGGATGGCAGTGCGCCGGCCAAACTGCCATATCAGCATTCGATTGAGCATTATACGGGCAATGAGTCGCTGGCGTTTTTGAAGGAGCGAGACGATGAGCGGCCGTTTTTTTTGCACATGAGTTTTCAAAGGCCCCATGCACCGATTGCGCCTGCGGCAGAGCATTTTGATATGTACGATCCCGATGAGATGGTGTTGCCCGATAGTGCGGTTGATTATTTTGAACGTCGCTTTGCCGGCAAGCCCGAGTTTATGCAAGAGCGCTTGGCCGATGGGTGTGGGTATCCATTGGCCGATCCAAATCCCAATCGCTTGAAGCGCTGTTTGGCGAGTTATTACGCGCTGATTACAGCGATTGATTCCGAGATTGGGCGGGTGCTGGATTATCTGGACGAGGTGGGGGAGTTGGAGAATACGATTGTATTGTATTGCGCGGATCACGGGGATTTTGCGGGTAATCACGGGTTGTTTCACAAGAATTTTGGGATTTACGATTCGATTCACCGCATTCCTTTTGTCTTGCGCTATCCGGGTGGTCCATCGAGCGCGACATGTGATGCTATTGTCGAATCGGTCGATTGGTATCCCACGCTGTGTCGTCTTTGCGATATTCCCATTCCCGATGGGCGCGATGGGCGCGATCTGGTTCCGGTTGTGAATGGCAATTCAGATGGCAAAGACGCGGCATTTTGTGAGTGGGATTGGGGCAATCCCGGGGGCAAGGTGTCGGCGATTCGCACGCGCGATTTTCGGCTGGTGTTTTACGGGAGATTGGAGGAGGGAGAGTTGTACGATCACCGCAATGATCCGGGTGAGATCGAAAATGTTTGGGCCGATCCAGAATATGCAGATGTGCGTTTTGATTTGCTCGCACAATTGATGCGGTTCACGTTGCAATATCGAACCGATACGGGGCGGTCGAGTCACGAGAAGAGTTTGAACAAGCGGTTTGCGCCGACAAATCTGGTTCACAAAGGCAGACGGTATTGGCGCGATCTGAAAGAGGCATATACAAAGGAGACAGTTTGGCCGCCAGGTGATTAA